DNA sequence from the Cohnella herbarum genome:
ATTCAATAACTATGGAAACGGGAATAAACGTCAACAACCTCCCTGCTGAATGAGCAAGGAGGTTGTTGACGTCCGAAGATGGTTTTCACTGGGATCGGGTTTAGTCCCGATGCCGACGATGTCCGGCCTCGTAAGGGGTAGCGACGGGAATAAAAAGATCTATAATCCCGATCACTAGCGCGGCAAGCAAGGCACCGATCATGGTGACCTCGACGTTCCCCACGACGAATTGCGCTAACCAGATGACCAACGCGCTGGACAAGAAACCGACGATCCCGCGGCCGAACGGGGTGACCTTTTTGCCGAATATCCCTTC
Encoded proteins:
- a CDS encoding phage holin family protein, yielding MNFLGTVVRFIVSAIVLMVVGWLVPQFSVGGFWSALMLAVVIAVLGWIIEGIFGKKVTPFGRGIVGFLSSALVIWLAQFVVGNVEVTMIGALLAALVIGIIDLFIPVATPYEAGHRRHRD